In Ferviditalea candida, the genomic stretch GCTTGCCCAGGATGCTTCACTTTGACTGGGACTCCATTAAATTGAATTTGACCGTCATCATATTTGTCCGCGCCAAAGATGCTGCGGGCGACCTCGGTTCGCCCGGAACCCACCAGTCCGGCAAGGCCAAGTATCTCTCCTTTGCGGATATGAAAGGATATATCGCGCAATTTGCCCTTCAATCGCAGGTTATGGACGGATAAAATTTCTTCGCCGATTTCGACCGGTTCCCGCGCCGGGTACTCTTCATTCAAATCACGTCCGACAATGCCCCGGATGATATCCGCCCGCCGGATATGCTTCGCATCCCTTGTCTCTATGATCCGCCCATCCCGCATGATCGTAATCCGATCGCAAATTTCGGAGATTTCCTCCAGGCGGTGTGAAATGTAGATGACGGTAACCCCATTTTTGGAAAGCGAAGCTATCGTTTCGAAGAGATGCGCCAGCTCATGTCCGCTAAGTACGGCCGACGGCTCATCCATGATCACCAAATCGGCTTGAAAGGACAGGGCCTTGGCGATTTCGACCAATTGCATCTGCGCCACAGTCAATTCTCTCACGATCGTTTTCGGGTGAATGTCTGCGCCCACCCGGCTCAATAACACGGCTGCATCCTTGTAAACCTGTTTCCAGTTGATTTTATGGGACTTGCCGAACAATCTCCCCAAAAAGATATTCTCCGCAACGGTCAAGGTCGGGACGAGACTCAATTCCTGATGAATGATGACAATTCCTTTCTGCTGGGCGTCCAACGGAGAAGTAAAATGAACCTTTTCCCCATTGAACGAAATCTCTCCCGAATCCGGCTGGATGGCACCTGACAAGATTTTCATCAATGTCGATTTGCCCGCACCGTTCGCGCCGACCAGCCCGTGAACCTCTCCTTTTCCGACGAGCAGATTAACGTCTTGCAGAGCATTTACCCCGGGAAACGATTTGTTGATCTTGCTCATCTCCAACACGTGCATGGGGAAGAGACCTCCAGTACTTGAAATTGTGCGGTGTTGCGCGAAGAAGGTACCGGTTGTTCAACCATGTACCTTCAACACATATTTCCATTAAGTTATGCAAAGTCAACGATACAGCGCTTTAGAACGGCGCAACATAATCGCCGATCTGCCCTTTCTTCAAGAACCGGATCTCGTCTTTATACCATTTTTGCACAGGTTTCCCTTGAATTGCGTCGATAGCTACCTGGATATCCATTTGACCTTCCCAGATTAACGGCTGGCTTCCGGTTCCGTACATCGCGCCTTCATCAATCGCCTGCAGCGCTTCCTTCGTTCCGTTATACCCCACCACTTGAATTTGCCCGACTTTGCCGGCTTGTTTAATGGCTTGAACCGCACCCATGGCCAGGTTGTCATCCTCACCGTATACGCCCTTCAAATCAGGATACTTGGTGATGAAATCCTGCATGATGGACAATGCCTTTTTGCGGTCCCAAGGGGAAGCCTGTTCGTCAACGACCTGAATATTTGAGCCTTGCAGCTCATCCTTG encodes the following:
- a CDS encoding sugar ABC transporter ATP-binding protein, whose product is MHVLEMSKINKSFPGVNALQDVNLLVGKGEVHGLVGANGAGKSTLMKILSGAIQPDSGEISFNGEKVHFTSPLDAQQKGIVIIHQELSLVPTLTVAENIFLGRLFGKSHKINWKQVYKDAAVLLSRVGADIHPKTIVRELTVAQMQLVEIAKALSFQADLVIMDEPSAVLSGHELAHLFETIASLSKNGVTVIYISHRLEEISEICDRITIMRDGRIIETRDAKHIRRADIIRGIVGRDLNEEYPAREPVEIGEEILSVHNLRLKGKLRDISFHIRKGEILGLAGLVGSGRTEVARSIFGADKYDDGQIQFNGVPVKVKHPGQAISQGIALVPEDRKLHGLVTKFPLKLNFTMAALKKISPFGFIDSKKERQTSEDLVDQFNIKTPSIEQIALNLSGGNQQKVVVAKYIFSDADVLILDEPTRGVDVGAKREIYLVIRELAKKGKAVLLISSDWNEVIALSDRIAVIHEGRIKGEIAGPDATSEKIMQLALS